In a single window of the Cupriavidus sp. P-10 genome:
- a CDS encoding enoyl-CoA hydratase-related protein, whose amino-acid sequence MRQPILIERDAQVATITLNNPDKLNAMDLSMWQDLTEAIHGLSADDTLRCVVLRGAGDKAFAAGADIAEFDTMRANAAQAQQYGEITNTTMRAIAECRHPTIALIQGACVGGGLEIASMCDLRICGKSSRFGVPVNRLGLVMSYGELGGLVALAGPATALEIVLEGRVFDADEALHKRLVNRVVADEAVPDEAYAAARRIAAGAPLVARWHKQFVRRLLDPTPLRPEEHAESYACFDTEDFRIGHRAFIDKTRPQFVGR is encoded by the coding sequence ATGAGACAACCGATCCTGATCGAGCGCGACGCGCAGGTCGCCACCATCACGCTGAACAACCCGGACAAGCTCAATGCGATGGATCTGTCCATGTGGCAGGACCTGACCGAAGCCATCCACGGCCTGTCGGCCGACGACACGCTGCGCTGCGTGGTGCTGCGCGGCGCCGGCGACAAGGCCTTCGCCGCCGGCGCCGACATCGCCGAGTTCGACACCATGCGCGCCAATGCCGCGCAGGCGCAGCAGTATGGCGAGATCACCAACACCACCATGCGCGCCATCGCCGAATGCCGGCACCCCACCATCGCGCTGATCCAGGGCGCCTGCGTCGGCGGCGGGCTGGAGATCGCGTCGATGTGCGACCTGCGCATCTGCGGCAAGTCGAGCCGGTTCGGCGTGCCGGTCAACCGGCTCGGGCTGGTGATGTCGTATGGCGAACTGGGCGGACTGGTGGCGCTGGCGGGGCCGGCGACCGCGCTGGAGATCGTCCTGGAAGGCCGCGTGTTCGATGCTGACGAGGCCCTGCACAAGCGCCTGGTCAATCGCGTGGTGGCGGACGAGGCCGTGCCGGACGAAGCCTACGCGGCGGCACGGCGCATCGCCGCCGGCGCGCCGCTGGTGGCGCGCTGGCACAAGCAGTTCGTGCGCAGGCTGCTCGATCCCACGCCGCTGCGTCCGGAAGAGCATGCCGAGTCCTATGCCTGCTTCGACACCGAGGATTTCCGCATCGGCCACCGCGCCTTTATCGACAAGACCCGGCCGCAGTTCGTAGGCCGTTGA
- a CDS encoding amidohydrolase family protein: protein MRDTNAEGAAPVEPFIDAHQHFWDLQRNPYPWLQDETVPNFRYGDYAALRRNYLPEDLARDTAGCVPVKTVHVEAEWARANPVDETAWLTQLAARTGRPTVIVGHAQLDRGDVEEVLAGHAAFAMMRGIRNKPVNAARREDARRGVPGSMDDERWRRGYALLARHGMSFDLQAPWWNLDQAAALARDFPGTQLILNHTGLPADRSEAGLAGWRAAMAELAGQPNVAVKISGLGLPGKPWTQAGNMPVIRDAIAIFGAERCMFASNYPVDSLVASYDTIVAGFRAAIAVYSPEQQRALWHDNAARFYRL, encoded by the coding sequence ATGCGCGATACAAACGCGGAGGGCGCGGCGCCCGTCGAGCCCTTTATCGACGCGCACCAGCATTTCTGGGACCTGCAGCGCAACCCATACCCGTGGCTGCAGGACGAGACGGTGCCGAACTTCCGCTATGGCGATTACGCGGCGCTGCGCAGGAACTATCTTCCCGAGGATCTGGCCCGCGACACGGCCGGCTGCGTGCCGGTGAAGACGGTGCACGTGGAAGCCGAATGGGCGCGCGCCAATCCCGTCGACGAGACCGCCTGGCTGACGCAGCTCGCCGCGCGGACGGGGCGGCCCACGGTGATCGTCGGCCATGCCCAGCTTGACCGCGGCGATGTCGAGGAAGTGCTGGCAGGCCATGCCGCCTTCGCCATGATGCGCGGCATCCGCAACAAGCCAGTCAACGCGGCGCGGCGCGAGGACGCGCGGCGCGGCGTGCCGGGCTCGATGGACGATGAGCGCTGGCGGCGAGGCTATGCCTTGCTGGCCCGGCATGGCATGTCCTTCGACCTGCAGGCGCCGTGGTGGAACCTGGATCAGGCGGCTGCGCTGGCGCGGGATTTTCCGGGCACGCAGCTGATCCTGAACCATACCGGGCTGCCGGCTGACCGCAGCGAAGCTGGCCTTGCCGGGTGGCGCGCCGCGATGGCCGAGCTGGCCGGGCAACCCAATGTTGCCGTGAAGATCTCTGGCCTGGGATTGCCGGGGAAGCCGTGGACGCAGGCCGGCAACATGCCCGTGATCCGCGACGCCATCGCCATCTTCGGCGCGGAGCGCTGCATGTTCGCCAGCAACTACCCGGTGGACAGCCTGGTGGCGAGCTACGACACCATCGTGGCAGGCTTCCGCGCCGCCATCGCCGTCTATTCGCCCGAACAGCAGCGCGCGCTGTGGCATGACAACGCCGCGCGCTTCTATCGCCTGTAG
- a CDS encoding thioesterase family protein, which yields MKNGLQPGATCARTLTVDRQRTIDFLGESLRIYATPELVRDIEQTCLDFLQGFLDDGESSVGAEVSVQHTGATPLGGEVRIYAEITVIDGRSVTFSVTADDAVERVCSGTHRRFVVDVGRLRARVQKKTASMPAAA from the coding sequence ATGAAAAACGGATTGCAACCGGGCGCTACTTGCGCGCGCACGCTGACGGTCGACCGCCAGCGCACCATCGATTTTCTTGGCGAGAGCCTGCGCATCTACGCCACGCCAGAGCTGGTACGCGATATCGAGCAGACTTGCCTCGACTTCCTGCAAGGCTTTCTCGATGACGGCGAAAGCTCGGTGGGGGCGGAGGTCTCGGTGCAACACACTGGTGCCACGCCGCTGGGCGGCGAGGTGCGTATCTACGCCGAGATCACGGTCATCGATGGCCGCAGTGTCACGTTCAGCGTGACTGCCGACGATGCGGTGGAGCGGGTTTGCAGCGGCACGCATCGCCGCTTCGTTGTCGATGTCGGGCGCTTGCGCGCACGCGTGCAGAAGAAGACGGCATCGATGCCTGCCGCGGCCTGA
- a CDS encoding amidohydrolase family protein — translation MPAMPAAIVDAHHHLWRLGSARHPWLQGGYDPAAFFLGDYATLRQDFDPADYLRQWDGLPLIASVHVEAERHAEESVAETAWLHQVHARHGFPNAVVAHADFNSDTLAAQLRAHQAFPLVRGVRCKPRTSRTADGADGSVRGQPGTLQDPRWLSGLQRLAGHGLAWDLRVPWWHLEEAAEAIAAVPGLAVVVEHTGLPWDRTEAGLSGWRRGLAALASLPGVHLKLSEFGLPGAAWDRAGNVGVIRQALEIFGWQRCMFASNLPVSGLRASLHEIVNTVAAALEGLPYTAAQAVWHDNAMRFYRIGAPVASLR, via the coding sequence ATGCCTGCCATGCCCGCTGCCATCGTCGATGCCCACCACCACCTGTGGCGGCTCGGCTCCGCGCGTCATCCCTGGCTGCAGGGAGGGTACGACCCTGCCGCCTTCTTCCTCGGCGATTACGCCACGCTGCGGCAGGACTTCGATCCGGCCGACTACCTGCGCCAATGGGACGGCCTGCCCCTCATCGCCAGCGTCCACGTGGAAGCCGAGCGGCATGCCGAAGAGTCGGTGGCCGAGACCGCGTGGCTGCATCAGGTCCACGCGCGCCACGGCTTTCCCAATGCGGTGGTGGCGCATGCCGACTTCAACAGCGACACGCTGGCGGCACAGCTGCGCGCGCACCAGGCCTTCCCGCTGGTGCGGGGCGTGCGGTGCAAGCCGCGCACCAGCCGGACGGCGGATGGGGCGGATGGCAGCGTGCGTGGCCAGCCCGGCACGCTGCAGGACCCGCGCTGGCTGTCCGGGCTGCAGCGGCTGGCCGGGCATGGCCTGGCATGGGACCTGCGGGTGCCGTGGTGGCACCTGGAGGAAGCCGCCGAGGCGATCGCGGCGGTGCCGGGGCTTGCCGTGGTGGTGGAACACACCGGCCTGCCGTGGGACCGCACCGAGGCTGGCCTGTCCGGCTGGCGCCGCGGGCTGGCGGCCCTGGCCAGCCTGCCCGGGGTGCACCTGAAGCTGTCCGAGTTCGGCTTGCCGGGCGCGGCATGGGATCGCGCCGGCAACGTCGGCGTCATCCGCCAGGCGCTGGAGATCTTCGGCTGGCAGCGCTGCATGTTCGCCAGCAACCTGCCCGTGTCGGGGCTGCGCGCATCGCTGCATGAAATCGTCAATACCGTCGCCGCCGCGCTGGAAGGCCTGCCCTACACCGCCGCGCAGGCAGTGTGGCACGACAACGCCATGCGCTTTTACCGGATCGGGGCGCCTGTGGCGAGCCTGCGCTGA
- a CDS encoding iron-containing alcohol dehydrogenase, with protein MALINYITQIQIDFGAIGLLAQECERIGITRPLVVTDAGVKAAGIVQRVLEQLRPGCEAVIYDGTPSNPTEAAMRDAMRLYGEYRCDGIIAVGGGSPIDLAKGVAVCATHDGPLRQFAAIEGGVARITAATAPVIAIPTTAGTGSEVGRGAVLILDDGRKVGVLSPYLVPRVAICDPELTLGLPPMLTAATGMDAIAHCLETFMAPAFNPPADGIALDGLRRAWLHIERARRDPQDRAARLAMMSASMQGALAFQKGLGCVHSLSHALGGLMPTLHHGTLNAVLLPAVIRFNADAPSMRADDKLARIAQAMGLSDAGAVGPAITDMNRRLGLPSGLREMGVDPALFPRVIDYALADHCHKTNPREASAQDYLAMLQASL; from the coding sequence ATGGCCCTCATCAACTACATCACCCAGATCCAGATCGACTTCGGCGCGATCGGGCTGCTCGCCCAGGAATGCGAACGCATCGGCATCACGCGCCCGCTGGTGGTCACCGACGCCGGCGTCAAGGCCGCCGGCATCGTGCAGCGCGTGCTGGAGCAGCTGCGCCCCGGCTGCGAAGCGGTGATCTACGACGGCACGCCGTCCAACCCGACCGAAGCCGCCATGCGCGATGCCATGCGCCTCTATGGCGAGTACCGTTGCGACGGCATCATTGCGGTGGGTGGCGGCTCGCCGATCGACCTCGCCAAGGGGGTTGCGGTCTGCGCCACCCACGACGGGCCGCTGCGCCAGTTCGCCGCGATCGAGGGCGGCGTGGCCCGCATCACGGCGGCCACGGCACCGGTGATCGCGATCCCGACTACCGCCGGCACCGGCAGCGAAGTCGGCCGCGGCGCCGTGCTGATCCTCGACGACGGCCGCAAGGTCGGCGTGCTGTCGCCCTACCTGGTGCCGCGCGTGGCAATCTGCGATCCGGAGCTGACGCTGGGCCTGCCGCCGATGCTGACGGCGGCCACCGGCATGGATGCCATCGCGCATTGCCTGGAAACCTTCATGGCCCCGGCCTTCAACCCGCCCGCCGACGGCATCGCGCTGGATGGCCTGCGCCGCGCCTGGCTGCATATCGAGCGCGCGCGCCGGGATCCGCAGGACCGTGCCGCGCGCCTGGCCATGATGAGCGCATCGATGCAGGGCGCGCTCGCTTTCCAGAAGGGGCTGGGCTGCGTGCACAGCCTGAGCCATGCGCTCGGCGGGCTGATGCCGACCCTGCACCACGGCACCCTGAACGCCGTGCTCCTGCCTGCGGTGATCCGCTTCAACGCCGACGCGCCGTCGATGCGCGCCGACGACAAGCTGGCCCGCATCGCGCAGGCCATGGGACTGTCCGATGCCGGCGCCGTCGGCCCGGCCATCACCGACATGAACCGGCGCCTGGGCCTGCCCTCGGGCCTGCGCGAGATGGGCGTCGATCCGGCCCTGTTCCCGCGCGTCATCGACTACGCGCTGGCCGACCACTGCCACAAGACCAACCCGCGCGAAGCCAGCGCGCAGGACTACCTGGCGATGCTGCAGGCCTCCCTGTAA
- a CDS encoding fumarylacetoacetate hydrolase family protein, with the protein MTRRIPVEETLPRDADRALLVGRAWLPGPHGGPVTVVVRGAELFDITATAPTIAGLLALPDCAERVRQAVGPSLGPLQDWLDATCAHGPDPEHRHLLAPNDLQVVKAAGVTFAASLVERVIEERARGDAASAAAVRDSVSAIVGTGFASIRPGSPEAMRIKDVLVAQGLWSQYLEVGIGPDAEIFTKAAPLSSVGTGVDVGLHPASTWNNPEPEVVLAVSPRGEIVGAALGNDVNLRDFEGRSALLLGKAKDNNASCGIGPWIRLCDAHFGIDEIARTEIGLTIEGEDGFVLHGASAMTQISRSPQELVAHAMGAHHQYPDGMMLFCGTLFAPVQDRDAPGAGFTHHPGDRVSISAARLGGLVNWVGTSSALPPWTFGIGALMDSLARRGLLHPPP; encoded by the coding sequence ATGACACGACGCATCCCGGTTGAGGAAACCCTGCCGCGTGACGCGGACCGCGCCTTGCTGGTGGGACGCGCGTGGCTGCCCGGCCCGCACGGCGGCCCCGTGACGGTAGTCGTACGCGGCGCGGAGCTGTTCGATATCACGGCCACCGCGCCCACCATTGCCGGCCTGCTCGCACTCCCTGACTGCGCCGAACGCGTGCGGCAGGCCGTCGGGCCTTCGCTGGGGCCGCTGCAGGACTGGCTCGACGCGACCTGTGCGCACGGGCCGGACCCGGAGCATCGCCACCTGCTGGCGCCGAACGACCTGCAGGTGGTCAAGGCCGCCGGCGTGACCTTTGCCGCCAGCCTGGTCGAGCGCGTGATCGAGGAGCGGGCGCGCGGCGACGCGGCCAGCGCCGCCGCGGTGCGCGACAGCGTCAGCGCCATCGTCGGGACGGGCTTTGCCTCCATCCGCCCGGGCTCGCCCGAAGCCATGCGCATCAAGGATGTGCTGGTCGCGCAGGGGTTGTGGTCGCAATACCTGGAAGTCGGCATCGGACCGGACGCGGAGATCTTCACCAAGGCCGCGCCGCTATCGTCGGTCGGCACCGGCGTGGATGTCGGCCTGCATCCGGCATCGACCTGGAACAACCCCGAGCCGGAGGTGGTGCTGGCAGTATCGCCGCGCGGCGAGATCGTCGGCGCGGCGCTGGGCAACGATGTCAATTTGCGCGACTTCGAAGGGCGCAGCGCGCTGTTGCTGGGCAAGGCCAAGGACAACAACGCGTCCTGCGGCATCGGCCCGTGGATCCGGCTGTGCGATGCGCATTTCGGCATCGACGAGATCGCGCGTACCGAGATCGGCCTGACCATCGAGGGCGAGGATGGCTTCGTGCTGCATGGCGCCAGCGCGATGACGCAGATCAGCCGTTCGCCGCAGGAACTGGTGGCGCATGCAATGGGCGCGCACCACCAGTACCCCGACGGCATGATGCTGTTCTGCGGCACGCTGTTCGCGCCGGTGCAGGATCGCGACGCGCCTGGCGCCGGCTTTACCCATCATCCAGGCGACCGCGTCAGCATTTCGGCGGCGCGCCTCGGCGGGCTGGTGAACTGGGTCGGCACCAGCAGCGCGTTGCCGCCGTGGACCTTCGGCATCGGCGCGCTGATGGACAGCCTGGCCCGGCGTGGCCTGCTGCATCCGCCGCCCTGA
- a CDS encoding Bug family tripartite tricarboxylate transporter substrate binding protein, with the protein MQRRTFLSAGAAALATPLAAWSQALPAGPIRIIVGFPPGGGTDVMARVIAQQLSALWRVPVIIENRPGAAGVVAAEYTARQAPDGTTLLMTNISNHAIAPSLYPKLGYSVEKDFTPVMLVGVTPNLLICHTGGRARSVADVVALCRSQPGKVTFGSSGAGAAQHLALEMFKLRAGVDALHVPYRGSAPMLTDLIGGQIDFSFETMTSATPQIQGGKVVAIAQTRPRRAASYPNVPTLAESGFPGFDAGTWYGLVGPAGLPTPMVQRMNADMNKVLAMPDVAGKLAGFGAEDGGGTAARFAQFIATERAKWARVVKDANVKV; encoded by the coding sequence ATGCAACGTCGCACATTCCTGTCCGCGGGCGCGGCCGCATTGGCCACGCCGCTGGCAGCCTGGTCCCAGGCACTGCCGGCCGGCCCAATCCGCATCATCGTGGGGTTCCCCCCAGGCGGCGGTACCGATGTGATGGCGCGCGTGATCGCGCAGCAGCTCTCGGCGCTATGGCGGGTGCCGGTCATCATCGAGAACCGGCCTGGCGCCGCCGGCGTGGTCGCCGCCGAGTACACCGCGCGCCAGGCGCCGGACGGCACCACGCTGCTGATGACCAATATCAGCAACCATGCCATCGCCCCCAGCCTGTACCCGAAGCTGGGCTACTCGGTGGAAAAGGACTTCACGCCGGTCATGCTGGTCGGCGTCACGCCCAATCTGCTGATCTGCCATACCGGCGGGCGCGCGCGCTCGGTGGCCGACGTGGTCGCGCTGTGCCGCAGCCAGCCGGGCAAGGTCACCTTCGGCTCGTCCGGCGCCGGCGCGGCGCAGCACCTTGCGCTGGAGATGTTCAAGCTGCGTGCCGGCGTGGATGCGCTGCACGTGCCGTATCGCGGCTCGGCGCCGATGCTGACCGACCTGATCGGCGGCCAGATCGACTTCAGCTTCGAGACCATGACCTCCGCCACGCCGCAGATCCAGGGCGGCAAGGTGGTGGCGATCGCGCAAACGCGCCCGCGCCGCGCGGCCAGCTATCCCAACGTGCCGACGCTGGCCGAATCGGGCTTTCCCGGCTTCGATGCCGGCACCTGGTACGGGCTGGTCGGCCCCGCCGGGCTACCCACGCCCATGGTCCAGCGCATGAACGCGGACATGAACAAGGTGCTGGCGATGCCCGACGTGGCGGGCAAGCTAGCCGGCTTCGGTGCCGAGGACGGCGGCGGCACCGCGGCGCGCTTCGCGCAGTTCATCGCCACGGAGCGCGCCAAGTGGGCGCGCGTGGTCAAGGACGCCAACGTCAAGGTGTGA
- a CDS encoding Bug family tripartite tricarboxylate transporter substrate binding protein, translated as MTMSRSLMRRWAMPAAVVLGLLGGTATANAETYPSRRIELIVPWQAGGGADVVARALSAAAAKHLPQPIVVINKPGATGAVGLGEVVHAKPDGYKLVLSSSELTFLNYLGLAKFTYQDLIPIARLNADPAAVAVRADAPWSTIEQFVADGRKPDANIRVGNAGQGSAWHMAAAALADKTGAKFNHIPYAGGAPATLALLGGHIDAVTVSTAEVFTHVAAGKLKVLAVMADKRVSGFENVPTLKERNIDLSMGIWRGISAPKGTPPEVIAVLKTAIAKSVQEPVMRQTLEKLHFSTDTYADDVTLQAAMVKESAQFKQLASRISVKE; from the coding sequence ATGACGATGTCACGTTCGCTAATGCGGCGCTGGGCGATGCCGGCGGCCGTGGTGCTGGGGCTGCTGGGCGGTACGGCCACGGCGAATGCGGAAACATACCCTAGCCGGCGCATCGAACTGATTGTGCCGTGGCAGGCGGGCGGCGGGGCGGACGTGGTGGCGCGCGCGCTGTCCGCCGCGGCTGCCAAACACCTGCCGCAGCCGATCGTGGTGATCAACAAGCCGGGCGCCACCGGCGCGGTAGGCCTGGGTGAAGTGGTCCACGCGAAGCCGGACGGTTACAAGCTGGTGCTGTCGTCCAGCGAGCTGACCTTCCTGAATTACCTTGGGCTGGCCAAGTTCACCTACCAGGACCTGATCCCCATCGCACGCCTGAACGCGGACCCGGCCGCCGTGGCGGTACGGGCTGATGCGCCGTGGAGCACGATCGAGCAGTTTGTCGCCGATGGGCGCAAGCCGGACGCCAATATCCGAGTGGGTAACGCAGGGCAGGGCTCCGCGTGGCATATGGCCGCTGCAGCGCTGGCCGACAAGACCGGTGCGAAGTTCAACCATATCCCCTATGCCGGCGGCGCTCCCGCCACGCTCGCTCTGCTCGGCGGGCATATCGATGCGGTCACGGTCAGTACGGCGGAGGTCTTCACGCATGTCGCGGCGGGCAAGCTCAAGGTGCTGGCGGTGATGGCCGACAAGCGGGTCAGCGGCTTCGAGAACGTGCCGACGCTGAAGGAGCGCAATATCGACCTGTCGATGGGGATCTGGCGCGGCATCTCGGCACCGAAGGGCACGCCGCCCGAGGTGATCGCGGTACTGAAGACAGCGATTGCGAAATCCGTGCAGGAGCCGGTGATGCGCCAGACGCTGGAGAAGCTGCATTTCAGCACCGACACCTATGCCGACGACGTGACGCTGCAGGCCGCCATGGTGAAGGAGTCGGCGCAGTTCAAGCAGCTCGCCAGCCGCATCAGTGTCAAGGAGTAG
- a CDS encoding DctP family TRAP transporter solute-binding subunit has product MKHVIPHIVLAALLSVAGVAQAEAPVKLRFAHTVPESDSQHLAALAFSKKVKERTQGGVEIQVFANSQLGNDTTLVTGVRSGTIDIGATGNPFVTGLAPRLNVLDLPYQFEDGPSAYKVLDGPVGRSLLEELGAHRIKGLAFWEIGFRSLGNNKRPVNKAEDIRGLKIRTTPNPSHIKAFQLLGASPQPMPFAEVFGALESGAVDGQENPPTLMVSAKMYEVQKYVSMTRHAYTALVVLMNKTKFDALRPEYQKVLLEEAAAAATYQRKLNADNESAAIATLRARGVQVNEHPDNAGIRKVVREETRQLFVQKNGDAVLRAMDAQR; this is encoded by the coding sequence ATGAAACACGTTATCCCGCATATCGTGCTGGCAGCGCTATTGTCCGTTGCCGGCGTGGCACAGGCAGAGGCACCGGTAAAGCTGCGCTTCGCCCATACCGTTCCGGAAAGCGATTCGCAGCACCTGGCCGCGCTCGCCTTCAGCAAGAAGGTCAAGGAGCGCACCCAGGGCGGCGTCGAGATCCAGGTCTTTGCCAACAGCCAGCTCGGCAACGACACCACGCTGGTCACCGGCGTGCGCAGTGGCACCATCGATATCGGCGCCACCGGCAATCCCTTCGTCACGGGCCTGGCGCCACGCCTGAACGTGCTCGACCTGCCCTACCAGTTCGAGGACGGGCCGTCTGCCTACAAGGTGCTGGACGGCCCGGTCGGCCGCTCGCTGCTGGAGGAGCTGGGCGCCCACCGCATCAAGGGCCTGGCCTTCTGGGAGATCGGCTTCCGCAGCCTTGGCAACAACAAGCGCCCGGTCAACAAGGCCGAGGACATCCGCGGCCTGAAGATCCGCACCACGCCCAACCCGTCGCATATCAAGGCCTTCCAGTTGCTGGGCGCGAGCCCGCAGCCGATGCCGTTCGCCGAGGTCTTCGGCGCGCTGGAATCCGGCGCGGTCGACGGCCAGGAGAATCCGCCCACGCTGATGGTCTCGGCCAAGATGTACGAGGTGCAAAAGTACGTGTCGATGACGCGCCACGCCTATACCGCGCTGGTGGTGTTGATGAACAAGACGAAGTTCGACGCGCTCAGGCCCGAGTACCAGAAGGTGCTGCTGGAAGAGGCCGCTGCCGCCGCCACCTACCAGCGCAAGCTCAATGCCGACAACGAGTCCGCGGCAATCGCCACGCTGCGCGCCAGGGGCGTGCAGGTCAACGAGCATCCCGACAATGCCGGCATCCGCAAGGTGGTGCGCGAGGAGACGCGCCAGCTGTTCGTGCAGAAGAACGGCGACGCCGTGCTGCGCGCCATGGACGCCCAGCGCTAG
- a CDS encoding CaiB/BaiF CoA transferase family protein → MNLPLSKIKVLDVSQIMAGPFCCMLLGDMGADVIKVEAPGAGDQTRKSMGFRLKGDDSGGFLALNRNKRSVEIDLKNPAGLEAFYELVRGADVLVENNRPGVAARLKIDYAVLREINPRLVYASISGFGQTGPWSRRPGLDLIAQAMSGVMSVMGHPDAPPVKASVPIADLGAGLFTAYGVLSALMGREHTGQGQYVDASLFETALGLSVWESAEFWGTGDVPVPIGSANRMSAPYQAVRAADRHFVIGAANPKLWAALCEVIKRPDLLADPRFTDNAARIRNRAALIPEIEAEFARKPAAEWVDALLAAGVPAAPIFTYDEALASEQAVARDMVLEIDHPVEGRVKALGFPVKLSGTPQQVRYPAPLLGQHTDEVLGEFGLDAATVTRLRAQGAFGAPARAQELERGAA, encoded by the coding sequence ATGAATTTGCCGTTATCCAAAATCAAGGTCCTGGACGTCAGCCAGATCATGGCGGGTCCGTTCTGTTGCATGCTGCTGGGCGACATGGGCGCCGACGTCATCAAGGTCGAAGCGCCGGGTGCCGGCGACCAGACCCGCAAGTCGATGGGCTTCCGGCTCAAGGGCGATGACAGCGGCGGCTTCCTGGCGCTGAACCGCAACAAGCGCAGTGTCGAGATCGACCTGAAGAACCCGGCCGGACTGGAAGCCTTCTATGAACTGGTGCGCGGTGCCGACGTGCTGGTGGAAAACAACCGTCCGGGCGTGGCGGCTCGCCTGAAGATCGACTATGCGGTGCTGCGCGAGATCAACCCGCGCCTGGTCTATGCCAGCATCTCCGGCTTCGGCCAGACCGGGCCGTGGTCGCGGCGCCCGGGGCTGGACCTGATCGCGCAAGCCATGTCGGGCGTGATGAGCGTGATGGGGCATCCGGACGCGCCGCCGGTCAAGGCCAGCGTGCCGATCGCCGACCTGGGGGCCGGGCTGTTCACCGCGTATGGCGTCCTCAGCGCGCTGATGGGGCGCGAACATACCGGGCAGGGGCAATACGTGGATGCGTCGCTGTTCGAAACGGCGCTGGGCCTGTCGGTATGGGAGTCGGCCGAGTTCTGGGGCACCGGCGACGTGCCGGTGCCGATCGGCAGCGCCAACCGCATGAGCGCGCCGTACCAGGCGGTGCGGGCCGCCGACCGGCACTTTGTCATCGGCGCGGCCAACCCCAAGCTGTGGGCCGCGCTGTGCGAGGTGATCAAACGGCCCGACCTGCTGGCCGATCCGCGCTTTACCGACAACGCCGCCCGCATCCGCAACCGCGCTGCGCTGATCCCTGAAATTGAGGCAGAATTCGCGCGCAAGCCGGCGGCGGAGTGGGTGGACGCGCTGCTCGCGGCCGGTGTGCCGGCGGCCCCGATCTTCACCTACGACGAAGCGCTGGCCAGCGAACAGGCGGTGGCGCGGGACATGGTGCTGGAGATCGATCACCCGGTCGAAGGGCGGGTCAAGGCGCTGGGCTTTCCGGTCAAGCTGAGCGGAACGCCGCAGCAGGTGCGCTATCCGGCGCCGTTGCTGGGCCAGCATACCGATGAGGTGCTGGGCGAGTTCGGCCTGGACGCGGCCACGGTCACGCGGCTGCGTGCGCAGGGGGCGTTCGGCGCACCGGCCCGCGCACAGGAACTGGAACGCGGTGCCGCCTGA
- a CDS encoding transcriptional regulator GcvA, giving the protein MSRQIPPLNPLRAFEVAARHLSFTRAAEELFVTPSAVSHQIKALEESLGVQLFIREAKALVLTPAGTAYLPSVQLAFKQLADATHRLHSKDRPALKVNMPPTFAVKWLIPRMDRFMKAHPDIDLKVSTSNHRIDFERDDFDMAIRYGRGDYPGLHCELCMAVEVIPVCSPALLQGSLPLETPSDLKHHTLLHDDSTYTDVSNPDWAMWLEHAGVTDVDASRGPSFWPSHLVINAALNGLGVALVKKNWIEQDLAEGRLVRLFESIRLPVEFSYFVVFPKERLEDRRIRSFTDWIRAEVSADQQQPAPV; this is encoded by the coding sequence ATGTCGAGACAGATTCCCCCACTCAACCCGCTCAGGGCGTTCGAAGTGGCTGCCCGGCATCTGAGCTTCACGCGGGCCGCGGAGGAATTGTTCGTCACGCCCTCGGCGGTCAGCCACCAGATCAAGGCACTGGAAGAAAGCCTGGGCGTGCAGCTGTTTATCCGCGAGGCAAAGGCCCTGGTCCTGACACCGGCCGGCACCGCCTACCTGCCCAGCGTGCAATTGGCCTTCAAGCAGCTCGCCGATGCCACGCACCGCCTGCACAGCAAGGACCGCCCCGCGCTGAAGGTCAACATGCCGCCCACCTTCGCGGTCAAATGGCTGATCCCGCGCATGGACCGCTTCATGAAGGCGCACCCGGATATCGACCTGAAAGTGTCCACCTCGAACCATCGCATCGACTTCGAGCGCGACGATTTCGACATGGCGATCCGCTATGGCCGCGGCGATTACCCCGGCCTGCACTGCGAGCTGTGCATGGCGGTCGAAGTCATCCCCGTGTGCAGCCCGGCGCTGCTGCAAGGTTCCCTGCCGCTCGAAACGCCGTCCGACCTGAAGCACCATACGCTGCTGCACGACGACAGCACGTATACGGACGTGAGCAACCCCGACTGGGCAATGTGGCTTGAGCACGCCGGCGTGACCGATGTCGACGCCAGCCGCGGGCCGTCGTTCTGGCCGAGCCACCTGGTCATCAACGCCGCGCTCAATGGCCTGGGCGTGGCGCTGGTCAAGAAGAACTGGATCGAGCAGGACCTGGCCGAAGGCCGGCTGGTGCGACTGTTCGAATCGATCCGGCTGCCGGTCGAATTCTCTTACTTCGTGGTGTTCCCGAAGGAGCGGCTGGAGGATCGCCGCATCCGCAGCTTCACTGACTGGATCCGCGCGGAGGTGTCGGCGGACCAGCAGCAGCCGGCCCCCGTCTGA